Genomic window (Candidatus Neomarinimicrobiota bacterium):
CGCCCCTGCGCCGCGTTGGTCAACCCGAAGATGTTGCCGATGTGATTGTCTTTGTCGCTTCAGAACAGGCCCGCTGGCTCTCGGGACAACTCATTTACGTCGGCGGGGGCTGGAGAATGCATCAATAGCGCTACCTATCAATAAAGGAGATAGTACATGCAAACGACACTTCCGCTTATCATCCTAGTCCTGGTGTGCTCTCTTGTTGCCGGGGTGGGGGAGAGTTCCGCTGACCTGGCCAACGTTCGCCAGGAGCGCCTGACGGTGCTACTGCCACAGCTGCTGGAGGAGAAAGGGCTGGACTGCTGGCTCACTTTCACCAGGGAGGGGGCCACAGATCCGCTCCTGAAGCGGCTGGGCAGTGAGCACATGGTGGCTCGTGCGGCGCTGATCTTTGCCCGGACGCCTGATGGCGATTATCGCCGCATCGCCATCGCGGCTTCCTACGATGTGGAGCCTATAATCAGCAGTGCCCTTTATGACACGGTCATTGCATACCGGGAGGAGGGCATCCGTCCGCATTTGCCGCCGGTGGTAGCGGAGCTGAAGCCCCGGAGTATCGCGGTCAATTTCTCCCGCGACGTTCCCATGGCTGACGGGCTCACTACCGGGATGCTGAACTACCTGGAGGAAGTCCTGCCGGAGTACAAGGATCGCTTCGTCTCAGCGGAGGAGCTGATCATTTCTCTATTCAGTCGGAAGCTGCCGGTGGAAGTGGCCGCGGTGCGGGAGGCGGCGGAAAAGACCCAACTGATCTTACGGGAAGCCTTTTCCGGCAAGGTGATCAAGCCGGGGAAGACCACCGAGCTGGACGTAGCCACCTACCTGCGCCGCCGGGCCCGGCAGCTGGGTATAGAGGAGTCCTGGATTAGTATCGTAGCGGGACCGGCGCGGGGACACTCGGACCCCAGCGAGCGGGTTATCCAGCGAGGTGACCTGCTGCGGGGTGACGTATGTTTCAAGGTGCAGGGCTATTCCAGCGACATCCAGCGCACGGCCTATGTTTTGAATAAGGGTGATCTCCAGGCCCCGGGATTTGTGCTCAAGTTGTGGGAGGACGGCCTGGCGACCAATCGGGCGGCCCTGGCGGTCATCAAGCCGGGGGTGACGGGCAACCTGGTGGATGCCGCGGCGCGATCAGTCCTTGAGGAGCGGGGTTACAAGGGCTATCCCTATGCCGCCGGCCATCCCATTGGCACCCAGGTGCACGACATCGGTCCCCTGCTGGCGCCTGACTGGCCGGAGCGTTATGGCCGTCTGGGCTTTTTTACGCTGGAACCGGGCATGACCATCGCGGTGGAACCGGCGCTCAATACTGATGAGCCCCGGCTCGGCGGCCATATCAATGTAGGCATTGAAGAAGATGTGGTGGTCACCGAGAGCGGCTGCGAGGTGCTGGGTGAACCCCAGACCGAGCTGTGGTTGATCAGATAAGCCGTGACGACGGTTTTCGGGACCCTGGCGCCGCTACCATTGCAGGGTGAGGGTGAGTTACTCAGCCCTTGATCAATAAGGACCGGGCGTAGGCCAATGTTTCCCTGATAGCCTCCGGCTGCAACTGGTAGTAGATGGTGGGTCCTTCCCGGTAATTGGAGACGAGGCCGCCGTCTTTGAGCTTGCGCAGCTGGTGGGATACAGCGGAGGTATCCATCCCCAGAATATCGGCGAGGTCGGAGACGCAGAGCTCTCTGGCGTGGGCGAGGCTCAGGAGAACCTTCAGGCGGGTAGGATCTCCCAGCAGGCTGAAACTACTGGTTCTGGCGGGCAGGTCTTTCAGGGAGGCCAGATGCCGCTGGGTACCCTCCAGCACCGGCGTTTTAACCTTGGAACGGGTTGAGGATCGGTCGATCATGATGACATTCTCCTGATAGAATCACCTCATCATTGGCCTATCGAACTACTGGGCATGTGCGCGTGTATGAAAACGTAGGAAATAGCTGGCACGTACCTTGCCACTGCAAGCGAAGTGGCCTTTTGCTTCATATTCGATACATGAACATATGTGCAAATACAGGAAAGTGCAACTGCTATTTGCCGTCTTTCCGGGTCACTTTACCATAGGGTGGGGATCATAATAGTCCGTTGTCCGCGAAGGAGAAGTAATCGTTGCCGCCGATGATGAGATGGTCGTGGACTTGCACATCGATGCTCTGGCAGGCTTGTTTAAGCCGCTCGGTGATGCGGTGGTCGTCCTGACTGGGAGAGAGGTTGCCGGAGGGGTGATTGTGCACGAATATGACCGCTGCGGCATCCCGTTCCAGGACGAGCTTGATCACTTCCCGGGGGTAGACCGCGCTGGTGGTGAGGCTGCCCTCAAAGAGGGTAACCAGATCGATGAGCTGGTTGCGGCCGTTAAGCAGGATGATCAGGAACTGCTCCCGGTTGCGGTTTTTCAGACGATGGGTCAGGTAAGTCAGCACCTGGCTGGCCGATTGGATGTAGTCCTTCCCAATTATTTCTTCTTTCAAGTATCGGCGCGCCACGGCCTGTACCAGCCGGAGACCAAAGATGTTCTTATCTCCGACACCCTTAACGTTTTTAAGCAGGCTTGGTGGTGCATCCAGGACGGCCCCTAACGAGCCGAACTTGGTCATGAGGGCCTTGGCGGTAGGCTTGTGGTCGGGCCTGGGGTCGGCCAGCTTCAGCAGCAGTTCGACCACCTCGTAATCCAGGAAACCGTCCAGTCCATTAGCGAGGAATCGCTCCCGCAAGCGGCGGTAGTGTCCCTCGGGTGAATGTGTATTGGTAGTCAAGGCTTGTCTCCTGGTGCCTAGATCGGTGTTAACAACCAAAAAAGTTGCATGCTTTCAGCGCCCTTTGCAACTCCCAAAAGGGGGCATAAATTAGGTATGGATGCCCGGTCAAAGTTTCCAGCTGCTATTCCATATCCTCCAGAGCGAGCAGTCTATTCTTGCGCGCACCGATCAGAAGGCCTATGCGCTGCTCTCGGTTCTGGGGGTCTTCATGGTCTTCTTTATTGTTTACTACCGCATGCTGGTGCTTAACATTTTCATTATTGCCCTGCTTGCGATTTATTTTGGGCCGGCATTTCTCACCATCTGGAGCCTAGTGAACACCATCCAGCCCCGTCTTCACCGGGAAGCGCGCTCTGCCAAGGGAAATCCCTACCGACTGGACCCCACTTTCTTCGGTGGTATCCAGAAGTTTCCTTCCAGTGATGATTATTATGCCTTCCTGCGAGAAATTGAGGAGGATGATGATTACGCTGTTCGTTTGTTGAGCCGCCAGGTACATGCCCTGGCCACGATCAACTGGATCAAGAACAGCCACCTGCGCCGGGGGATCTATTGTTTCATCGTTGCCCTTGGCGCTGAACTGCTGATGATCCTTTCAACGTTTATCAAAGGGGGACTGGAATCGTTGTCTTGATGAGAGCTTCCAGTAGGGGGCCGGTGTGCCGAAAATCATATCATACCGCAAACGGGGAGGCATCAAGCGCATTACCAGCATGAAGGTCGTCAAGCGCTTCCGGTGGAGCATGGCCCATCGCCTGACGCACGGTTATCAGGGTCCCTGCGCCTCGCTCCATGGCCACGAGTACGAGGTAGAGGTGACGGTGGCGGGTGAGATGGACGCTATGGGACTGGCCGTGGATTTTGCGGACATCAAACGGGCCTGCCAGGGTTGGATTAAGGAGCACCTGGACCACACCACTATCGTTTATGATCAAGATACCCCCCTGCTTGATTTTCTACAGCTGGAGAAGCAGAAGCACTATGTCGTTGATTTTAACACCACGGCGGAAAACATAGCGATTCACCTCCGGGAGGTGCTCCAGAAGGAGCTGCAGCGTGTACTGGACCGGCCCCTGTCGGTAGCCCACATCCGCTTGCTGGAGACGCCCAGCAGCTGGGTAGAGGTGCCATAGAACAAATCGACAGCCCTATCCGCGTATATTTTCAAGTCTTTTTATACCGTTTTTAGCTTCGATCGTGCGTATTTTATAAATACCAATTAATGCCATATCCCGAAAATCTGACGGGATAGCAAAATGATTAACTGGAGGGATAAACCGATGCGAAAAATCATAAGGTGTCTTTTTCTATTTACAGCCCTTTTTCTGTTCATATCAGGGTGTGAAGAAACGCTGGTCGATGAGGAAGTGGACGCTGAAGCTGCCGCGGCGAAAGCGTCGGAGGCCATTGCCGTTTTGGAGAATGAGTTTTACACCTTAATTAATTCAGTGGAAAATGATGAGATCGATCAACCCGGGGACGTTGATTTCACCACTTCCAACGGCCTTTTTAAAGAAGCCATTGCGCTGGATGCGAACAATCTGGATGCCAACTTTGGCGCGGGCTTAACCGAGCTGCTTATTTTCGGCCAGGAGCCGGATGTGCAGCAGGTTTTTGAGGCCTGGGAGGCATTTCTGGATACCGGGAGCGCATTTGTGGCCGAGGATTTCGGTTCGCTGGCCCTGTCATGGGGCTGGCTGTTGCCGGGACCCGGTGGGCGGTCCCCTATTCAGAAGCTGAATGAAAAAGGGATGGCCTATTCTTATTTGAACCTCTTTAAGCTGGCAGTGAGCGATCCACCCACCATCGGGGACATCCAGGACATTATCGAGAGCGTTTTTCTACCCAGACTGGATTATGCCCTGGAACGGTTCGATGTCGTGGATGATGATCCCAGCTACGCGTTCACCATCACCCCCAAGATGCAGGGTGATCTGGAGGAAGACGCGGTCGAATTTGACCTCACCGAACTGTACGTGTTGGAGACAGCGGTGAACCTGCTGCGATCCTTTTGCAGCGTCGCGGTAGCCTACACGGTTGGTCCCAGCGCCTACGACAGTGCGGCGGTCATCGAGTTTCTGGCTCAGGGCAGCGGCTTTCTCAGCTTGCGGCCCAACGGCGCAGGCCAGATAGCGAAGGCAAAGGAGACCCTGTTAGAGGCCTCCTATAAGCTGGATGATGCGGTCGCTTTTCTCAAAGCCGAGACCGACGATCAATCGGATGATATCATCACGATCACACCCGGTGAACTGGAGGAGGCCGATCTGGATTCAGTGACCAGGTACAATGAGGAATTTCGCGATTATTTCCTGAATGGAATCACACTAACGGAAGACTGGGATGACGATGGTACGGAAACTGACCTCACCTTTGACTTCAACGAGCTGTTTGACAATCCGGTTCAGGACTTCAAGTCCCTGCTGCCGGACTATACCGTCACTGTGGGCCGGGATACATCCTACGATTATGACTGGGAGAGTTTCGATAGTCAGCTATCCGGCATGATTGACGTCACCACGGCTG
Coding sequences:
- a CDS encoding M24 family metallopeptidase, giving the protein MQTTLPLIILVLVCSLVAGVGESSADLANVRQERLTVLLPQLLEEKGLDCWLTFTREGATDPLLKRLGSEHMVARAALIFARTPDGDYRRIAIAASYDVEPIISSALYDTVIAYREEGIRPHLPPVVAELKPRSIAVNFSRDVPMADGLTTGMLNYLEEVLPEYKDRFVSAEELIISLFSRKLPVEVAAVREAAEKTQLILREAFSGKVIKPGKTTELDVATYLRRRARQLGIEESWISIVAGPARGHSDPSERVIQRGDLLRGDVCFKVQGYSSDIQRTAYVLNKGDLQAPGFVLKLWEDGLATNRAALAVIKPGVTGNLVDAAARSVLEERGYKGYPYAAGHPIGTQVHDIGPLLAPDWPERYGRLGFFTLEPGMTIAVEPALNTDEPRLGGHINVGIEEDVVVTESGCEVLGEPQTELWLIR
- a CDS encoding ArsR/SmtB family transcription factor; translation: MIDRSSTRSKVKTPVLEGTQRHLASLKDLPARTSSFSLLGDPTRLKVLLSLAHARELCVSDLADILGMDTSAVSHQLRKLKDGGLVSNYREGPTIYYQLQPEAIRETLAYARSLLIKG
- the radC gene encoding DNA repair protein RadC; this encodes MTTNTHSPEGHYRRLRERFLANGLDGFLDYEVVELLLKLADPRPDHKPTAKALMTKFGSLGAVLDAPPSLLKNVKGVGDKNIFGLRLVQAVARRYLKEEIIGKDYIQSASQVLTYLTHRLKNRNREQFLIILLNGRNQLIDLVTLFEGSLTTSAVYPREVIKLVLERDAAAVIFVHNHPSGNLSPSQDDHRITERLKQACQSIDVQVHDHLIIGGNDYFSFADNGLL
- a CDS encoding Pycsar system effector family protein — its product is MPGQSFQLLFHILQSEQSILARTDQKAYALLSVLGVFMVFFIVYYRMLVLNIFIIALLAIYFGPAFLTIWSLVNTIQPRLHREARSAKGNPYRLDPTFFGGIQKFPSSDDYYAFLREIEEDDDYAVRLLSRQVHALATINWIKNSHLRRGIYCFIVALGAELLMILSTFIKGGLESLS
- a CDS encoding 6-pyruvoyl tetrahydropterin synthase family protein, producing MPKIISYRKRGGIKRITSMKVVKRFRWSMAHRLTHGYQGPCASLHGHEYEVEVTVAGEMDAMGLAVDFADIKRACQGWIKEHLDHTTIVYDQDTPLLDFLQLEKQKHYVVDFNTTAENIAIHLREVLQKELQRVLDRPLSVAHIRLLETPSSWVEVP